A window of the Sciurus carolinensis chromosome 19 unlocalized genomic scaffold, mSciCar1.2 SUPER_34, whole genome shotgun sequence genome harbors these coding sequences:
- the LOC124973537 gene encoding olfactory receptor 14C36-like, producing MTNSTMVMEFLLLGSPDGWNMRVLYFTVFLLTYLSTLLGNLLIITVTTADENLHTPMYFFLRNLSILDMCFISITVPSACVNSITGNRAISVVGCATQIFLVIFCACVEMLFLTIMAWDRYVAFCQPLHYPIIMNPQFCVRMTLASLLSGLVYTGVHTGNTFRLSFCQSNEVHQFFCDLPSLLRLSCSDTTSNMILVLVSVVFVCGACFIFIVTSYIRIFSTVLKSPTRAPSKVFSTCTPHILVVSIFLSSGAGVYLRHSATSDTLQDMLLSAYYTMVPPFLNPIIYSLRNKQVKEAVRRVIERQLFSGK from the coding sequence ATGACCAATTCCACAATGGTAATGGAATTTCTTCTCCTGGGCTCTCCTGATGGCTGGAATATGAGAGTCCTCTATTTCACGGTATTCCTACTGACCTATCTGAGTACTTTGttagggaacctgctcatcatcactgtcaccactgctgaCGAGAacctgcacacgcccatgtacttcttcctcaggaacctgTCCATCTTGGACATGTGCTTCATTTCCATCACTGTCCCCAGTGCCTGTGTCAACTCCATCACTGGCAACAGGGCCATATCAGTGGTTGGTTGTGCAACCCAGATCTTCTTGGtcattttttgtgcatgtgtggagATGCTGTTTCTCACCATCATGGCCTGGGACCGCTATGTGGCCTTCTGCCAGCCCCTCCATTACCCCATCATCATGAACCCTCAGTTTTGTGTCCGCATGACCCTGGCTTCCCTGCTCAGTGGCCTGGTGtatacaggtgtgcacactggaAACACCTTCCGGCTATCCTTCTGCCAGTCAAATGAGGTCCATCAGTTCTTCTGTGATCTCCCCTCTCTGCTGAGGCTCTCCTGCTCTGACACCACCAGCAACATGATCCTTGTTCTTGTTtctgtggtgtttgtgtgtggtgcttgctttatttttattgtcacatCATATATACGCATATTTTCTACTGTGCTGAAATCTCCCACCAGAGCCCCAAGCAAAGTCTTCTCCACCTGCACCCCTCACATCCTCGTGGTGTCCATCTTCCTCAGTTCTGGTGCAGGTGTGTACCTGAGACATTCAGCAACCTCTGACACACTCCAGGACATGCTTCTCTCTGCCTATTATACCATGGTtcctcccttcttgaatcctaTCATCTACAGTCTCAGGAACAAACAGGTAAAGGAAGCTGTGAGGAGAGTAATAGAAAGACAGTTGTTCTCAGGGAAATGA